GCGACCTGATCGTACATCCGCGCGTCGTCGAAGCCATCGCGCAAATGCAGCGGCGCGGCGTTCGCGGCGCGCTCGTCACCGGCCGGATGTACCGTTCGGCGCTGCCCTACGCGCGCCGGCTCAAACTCGACGCGCCGGTCGTCTGCTATCAGGGCGCCGCCGTGATCGATCCCGGG
This sequence is a window from Candidatus Baltobacteraceae bacterium. Protein-coding genes within it:
- a CDS encoding HAD family hydrolase; its protein translation is MKTVTKPRLVALDIDGTLIGRDLIVHPRVVEAIAQMQRRGVRGALVTGRMYRSALPYARRLKLDAPVVCYQGAAVIDPG